In Bacteroidota bacterium, one DNA window encodes the following:
- a CDS encoding T9SS type A sorting domain-containing protein: MIRSILIFVASLCLAHSVHGQRNTWVTQNPSNLAGVYHAVQMVTPTTMFAVGDVGTVAYSTDGGYTLLSKSLTTKSLLGVSFLDSLRGMCVGEAGVAFQTTDGGATWLPMNIGAGSNEPLHSVLMVDDSLAIACGGTSESGTIHISRDGGATWTLFAAELGIGIVKRVRMLRPDFIVLVGLNGSLYVTRNHAASFTKYLLPYQNDLNDVCFLDEQHIVAVGSPGRYMLGTSDGGTHWHALDSANFDLGSAQLNGVDANDLAHVVTVGDYGEILYSTNGGENWTRSFFGSLGGLKAISMYSALDGITVGQDGLIMRTSDGGVTWEFIPRRPEVRTLRAIRMMPDGQRGFAAGGYGTILYTVDSGHTWIPSATGVITGLNGAVLNEDGRGFVVGDFGTLLRTSDAGVTWSRVTLATSKTLHCIAEASKNTLYIGGDSALFLKSTDGGAYWTRYHGPLPDSFAITGMTFFDSLQGLVCSPFGVFKTTDAGISWHLVLSPIVCGFMKLSASSMMPNAIGVGLATGGQFTGAVGYSTDRGETWVCTELLQRSPFPPSDVFTPDGVHATFVGHYGLIYHSVDGGVTWSTQSAPTTNNLYGIVYGSTRAGWSCGIRGTILRIDTDEGLDVRNPDVIAMPHLTIERVYPNPAVSRVRLLYQLDQPGKANVQVFDQLGVRVLDAQLGMRANGEHTDELNLGELASGSYLLFLSVGNAAATTQIVVVK, translated from the coding sequence ATGATTCGCTCAATTCTCATTTTCGTCGCATCGCTGTGTCTTGCGCACTCCGTGCACGGACAGCGTAATACGTGGGTTACGCAGAACCCCTCCAACTTAGCCGGCGTCTATCACGCGGTGCAGATGGTGACACCGACGACCATGTTCGCCGTCGGTGACGTAGGGACCGTCGCGTACTCCACCGATGGGGGATACACACTTTTGAGCAAATCGCTCACGACCAAGTCGCTTCTCGGCGTAAGCTTTCTCGATTCGCTCCGTGGAATGTGTGTGGGCGAAGCCGGCGTCGCATTTCAGACCACCGATGGCGGGGCCACGTGGCTGCCGATGAATATCGGTGCCGGATCGAACGAACCACTACACAGCGTATTGATGGTTGACGATAGCCTTGCGATCGCCTGCGGTGGCACGTCGGAGAGCGGCACGATTCATATTTCGCGCGATGGAGGAGCGACGTGGACGTTGTTTGCTGCCGAACTTGGGATCGGTATTGTCAAACGGGTTCGGATGCTTCGACCGGACTTCATTGTCCTCGTCGGTTTGAACGGGTCGCTCTATGTTACGCGAAACCATGCCGCGTCGTTCACGAAGTATCTTCTGCCATATCAGAACGACCTCAATGATGTCTGTTTCCTCGACGAGCAGCATATTGTGGCTGTCGGCAGCCCCGGCCGGTATATGCTTGGCACATCCGATGGCGGTACGCATTGGCATGCGCTCGATAGTGCGAACTTCGATCTCGGATCCGCCCAGCTCAACGGTGTCGATGCTAACGATCTTGCGCACGTGGTCACCGTCGGCGACTACGGTGAGATCCTCTATTCGACCAACGGAGGTGAGAACTGGACACGAAGCTTCTTCGGATCGCTTGGTGGATTGAAGGCGATTTCGATGTACTCTGCGCTTGATGGTATCACCGTTGGTCAGGACGGACTGATCATGCGTACATCCGACGGCGGCGTGACGTGGGAGTTCATCCCTCGTCGGCCGGAAGTTCGTACGCTGCGAGCGATCCGGATGATGCCGGACGGCCAGCGCGGATTCGCCGCCGGAGGTTACGGGACGATTCTGTATACTGTCGATAGTGGCCACACATGGATTCCCTCTGCAACTGGTGTCATCACCGGGCTCAACGGAGCAGTGCTTAATGAGGATGGGCGAGGGTTTGTCGTAGGCGACTTCGGCACGCTGCTGCGGACTAGCGATGCCGGCGTTACGTGGTCGCGCGTTACTCTCGCCACGTCGAAGACATTGCATTGCATCGCCGAGGCAAGCAAGAACACGCTCTATATCGGTGGTGACTCGGCACTGTTTCTGAAGTCGACGGACGGAGGGGCGTATTGGACTCGCTACCATGGGCCGTTGCCGGATTCATTTGCGATCACTGGGATGACCTTCTTTGATTCGCTGCAAGGGTTGGTGTGCTCGCCATTCGGTGTGTTCAAGACAACCGATGCAGGTATTTCGTGGCATTTGGTACTCTCTCCGATTGTGTGCGGGTTCATGAAATTATCGGCCAGTAGTATGATGCCGAATGCAATCGGTGTAGGTCTTGCAACGGGGGGACAGTTCACCGGTGCTGTCGGCTACAGTACCGACCGGGGAGAGACGTGGGTATGTACAGAATTATTACAACGCAGTCCGTTTCCACCGTCCGATGTCTTTACACCGGATGGAGTTCACGCGACCTTTGTAGGGCACTATGGATTGATCTATCATTCGGTTGATGGCGGTGTCACTTGGTCTACGCAATCAGCGCCGACAACAAATAATCTGTACGGTATTGTCTATGGCTCGACGCGTGCCGGGTGGAGTTGCGGGATTCGCGGGACGATTTTGCGCATCGATACCGACGAAGGATTGGATGTCCGAAATCCCGATGTCATTGCAATGCCGCATCTCACGATCGAACGAGTGTATCCGAATCCGGCAGTATCGCGGGTGCGCTTGTTGTATCAGCTTGACCAACCCGGCAAGGCGAACGTGCAAGTGTTCGACCAGCTCGGAGTACGAGTGCTGGACGCGCAGCTCGGTATGCGAGCGAACGGGGAGCATACCGACGAATTAAACCTCGGCGAACTTGCCAGCGGCTCGTATCTGCTCTTTCTTTCTGTTGGCAACGCTGCCGCAACCACACAGATCGTCGTTGTCAAATGA
- a CDS encoding T9SS type A sorting domain-containing protein, whose protein sequence is MRHTLILSFILLVAAHVAHAQLNTWVTQNPPNLAGVYRAVQMVTPTTMFAVGDVGIIARSLDGGVTLENRSIMRKSFYGVNFADSLTGMVVGEEGNAFKTTDGGNTWLPMNIGGSEQLYGVLMVDHNLALVCGGASSFSSLRITRDGGATWKPYSGELGVGAIKNIRMLRPDFIVFVGANGTYYVSRDSARTFLQYQLPYQNDLNDVCFLDELHVVAVGGPSRYLVGSSDQGAHWRALDTNNFTLGAAQLNGVDSKDPHAVVAVGDFGELLYSSDGGDTWNRSDFGALTSLKGVSMYSATSGLVVGQDGVIMRTTDGGASWEFLPRRPEIRTLRTVRMMPDGSTGFAAGGYGSILFTRDSGHTWNPVESGTIAGLLAAVLNADGRGYIVGEMGTLLRTTDAGATWATVKLSTSRRLTCIAEASRNTLYIGGDSALFLKSIDGGEYWTRYHGPLPDSFGVTSLNFFDSLRGVVGSPDGMWKTDDAGITWKQVISTGLPAAWIAVAIGSSPTNAFALGTSFDGSFYAHTTDGGDTWGIAISGSVVSRAYAIYTADGYHATAVGRYGQITHVSSPDGVWSLQTTLTSNSLFGVGFGSTHAGWSCGIRGTILRIDTDEQADVRNPTHVVLPTVDIERIYPNPASDRIRLLISTPESSSATISIMDIQGKRVLSRDLGILTEGEHSSELDVRALPAGSYVVTLTTESALATAQLVVVR, encoded by the coding sequence GTGAGACACACACTCATTCTATCCTTCATCCTGCTGGTGGCAGCGCATGTCGCGCACGCCCAACTCAATACCTGGGTCACACAGAACCCTCCGAATCTTGCGGGAGTCTATCGTGCGGTGCAAATGGTGACGCCGACGACGATGTTCGCCGTCGGTGACGTCGGGATCATCGCCCGATCGTTAGATGGCGGGGTAACGCTGGAGAACAGGTCGATCATGCGAAAGTCGTTCTACGGAGTAAATTTCGCCGACTCGCTCACCGGGATGGTCGTCGGCGAAGAAGGCAATGCATTCAAGACGACCGACGGGGGGAATACGTGGCTGCCAATGAACATCGGCGGGAGCGAACAGCTCTATGGGGTCTTGATGGTCGATCACAACTTGGCATTAGTGTGCGGCGGGGCGAGCAGTTTTAGCAGCCTTCGCATCACTCGCGACGGAGGAGCTACCTGGAAACCGTATTCAGGCGAGTTAGGCGTTGGCGCGATCAAAAACATCCGAATGCTTCGCCCGGATTTTATCGTCTTCGTCGGCGCGAACGGGACGTACTACGTTTCCCGGGACTCCGCGCGGACCTTCCTTCAATATCAACTGCCATACCAAAACGATCTCAACGACGTCTGCTTCCTCGACGAATTGCATGTCGTTGCTGTTGGCGGTCCGAGCCGCTATTTGGTCGGCTCATCGGACCAAGGAGCCCATTGGCGGGCGCTCGATACGAATAACTTCACATTGGGCGCTGCCCAGTTGAATGGGGTGGACTCGAAAGATCCGCATGCAGTGGTTGCCGTCGGCGATTTCGGCGAGCTCTTGTACTCGAGCGATGGAGGCGACACATGGAATCGAAGTGACTTCGGTGCGCTGACATCGCTCAAAGGTGTGTCGATGTACTCGGCAACGAGTGGGTTGGTGGTCGGTCAGGATGGAGTGATTATGAGAACGACCGATGGAGGAGCGAGTTGGGAGTTCCTTCCGCGCCGACCGGAGATCCGTACACTTCGAACGGTGAGAATGATGCCGGACGGAAGTACCGGCTTTGCCGCAGGGGGCTACGGGTCGATCTTGTTTACACGGGATAGCGGTCACACATGGAATCCGGTCGAGTCGGGTACTATTGCAGGGCTGCTCGCGGCAGTTCTCAATGCCGACGGTCGGGGCTATATCGTCGGCGAAATGGGGACGCTGCTTCGGACGACCGATGCAGGCGCAACATGGGCTACGGTCAAGCTCAGTACAAGTAGACGATTGACGTGCATCGCAGAGGCGAGCCGCAATACGCTCTATATCGGCGGTGACTCAGCATTGTTCTTGAAATCGATAGATGGAGGAGAGTATTGGACACGGTATCATGGGCCGTTGCCCGATTCGTTCGGAGTCACTTCGCTGAATTTTTTCGATTCGTTGCGAGGGGTTGTTGGCTCGCCCGACGGAATGTGGAAGACTGACGATGCAGGAATTACCTGGAAGCAGGTCATTTCTACCGGATTACCTGCCGCGTGGATTGCAGTCGCGATTGGTAGTTCACCGACAAATGCATTTGCGCTTGGTACCTCGTTTGACGGTTCGTTTTATGCGCATACTACTGATGGTGGCGACACATGGGGAATAGCGATCTCTGGGAGCGTCGTGAGCCGGGCGTATGCAATTTATACTGCCGATGGTTACCATGCGACCGCCGTTGGTCGCTACGGTCAGATCACGCATGTCAGCAGCCCGGATGGAGTGTGGTCGCTTCAGACGACACTTACATCGAACAGCCTCTTCGGTGTCGGCTTCGGCTCGACGCATGCCGGGTGGAGTTGCGGAATTCGCGGGACGATTTTGCGCATCGATACCGACGAGCAGGCCGATGTGCGCAATCCGACACACGTCGTACTGCCAACCGTGGACATCGAGCGTATTTATCCAAACCCTGCTTCCGACCGGATTCGCTTGTTGATTTCAACACCGGAGAGCTCTTCGGCAACGATTTCAATCATGGACATCCAGGGGAAGAGGGTTCTCTCAAGAGATCTTGGTATCCTTACCGAAGGGGAGCACAGTTCCGAACTCGATGTGCGTGCATTACCCGCCGGTTCATATGTCGTCACGTTGACGACGGAATCGGCTTTAGCTACTGCTCAATTGGTTGTGGTGCGGTGA
- a CDS encoding nodulation protein NfeD, translated as MLRSCIVMIALLFVVGSSAAQQKVEVIDIIGEVDPAMSNYVDRCVNEAQEQHAVILLRVNTFGGRLDVATHIRDAIINAKVPATIAFIDKRAISAGALITLSAQKIYMSPGSTFGAATPIHETGEKASEKVVSYMRAEMRTTAELHHRNPNVAAAMVDEQLGLDSASGISLAKGSLLTLTNESARKSGYIDGEVNTLNEALTTAGYSNVVVTEASQTLSDEVIRFLTLPMVSSILILIGLVGIFYTIKTGHVGMITLTSIAALILFFTAQYVTQIAPIMALVLFLVGIFLFLIELTPIPSFGVAAVLGLTGVFLGLFLALAGDLRALTPERIRTTSEVLAGALLGFIVAMFIIIRYAPGWGLMRKFVHQVSSSSTTAISSGRNDLLGRFGLAITPLRPSGTAMIDGKHVDVVTTGEFVPAGSSVEVVQIAASKIVVRTRE; from the coding sequence ATGCTCAGATCCTGCATTGTGATGATCGCCTTGTTGTTCGTGGTCGGGTCGTCCGCCGCTCAGCAAAAGGTCGAGGTCATCGATATCATCGGCGAAGTCGATCCCGCAATGTCGAACTATGTTGACCGTTGCGTCAACGAAGCACAGGAACAGCATGCTGTGATCCTGCTGCGAGTCAATACATTCGGCGGCAGACTCGATGTTGCAACGCACATCCGCGATGCAATAATCAACGCGAAGGTCCCCGCAACGATCGCCTTTATCGACAAACGTGCAATTTCGGCCGGTGCGCTTATCACGCTTTCCGCACAGAAGATTTATATGTCGCCGGGCTCCACGTTCGGCGCGGCAACCCCGATCCACGAGACGGGTGAAAAGGCTTCGGAAAAAGTTGTTAGTTATATGCGCGCCGAAATGCGCACGACAGCCGAACTGCACCACCGCAACCCCAACGTCGCTGCCGCCATGGTCGACGAACAACTGGGCCTCGACAGTGCATCGGGCATCTCCCTGGCAAAAGGCAGCTTACTGACACTGACCAACGAGAGCGCACGCAAATCAGGGTATATCGACGGCGAAGTGAATACGCTCAACGAGGCTCTTACTACCGCAGGATATTCGAATGTGGTAGTCACAGAAGCATCGCAGACGCTCTCTGACGAAGTGATCCGCTTCCTGACACTGCCAATGGTCAGCAGTATCCTTATCCTCATCGGGCTTGTAGGTATTTTCTATACGATCAAGACGGGTCATGTCGGGATGATTACCCTGACGTCGATCGCGGCGCTCATCCTGTTCTTTACCGCCCAGTATGTGACCCAGATCGCACCGATCATGGCGTTGGTGCTTTTTCTCGTCGGTATTTTTCTTTTCCTTATCGAACTCACACCAATCCCCTCGTTTGGCGTAGCGGCAGTGCTTGGTTTGACCGGCGTATTCCTCGGCTTATTCCTTGCCCTTGCCGGCGATCTGCGTGCGCTGACACCCGAGCGGATCCGAACGACATCGGAGGTGCTTGCCGGCGCGTTGCTTGGCTTCATTGTCGCAATGTTCATCATAATAAGGTATGCGCCGGGTTGGGGATTGATGCGGAAGTTTGTCCATCAAGTTTCGTCATCGTCGACGACAGCGATCAGCTCTGGTCGTAACGACCTTCTCGGACGATTCGGATTGGCGATCACACCGCTTCGGCCAAGCGGTACCGCAATGATCGACGGGAAGCATGTGGATGTCGTGACGACCGGCGAATTCGTGCCGGCAGGTTCGTCCGTCGAAGTAGTGCAGATCGCTGCCAGCAAGATTGTCGTTCGAACACGAGAGTAA
- a CDS encoding carbohydrate ABC transporter permease has product MAQGIKPLRILNYALLIVASVATFFPLLWMIVLSLSPNPAGSATISELIAKGFTLSNYSDILSADSYGRYFVNSTVVAFLVAVGNCVLCLYTAYAFARLDFPFKRTLFTSVLLVLMLPAYVVMIPLYREMVTFGWINTYFALTLPFLVTPLGIFLLRQYIGELPKELEEAALLDGASLMSVIHKIIFPLTRPALIVLFLYQFLNTWNAFLFPFLFTNTDKLRTLPVALTFFQGQQSIDIGHLMAGAGLSAIPVLILFAVFQRKIIAGLTAGAVKG; this is encoded by the coding sequence ATGGCACAGGGTATCAAACCGCTCCGCATCCTGAACTATGCGTTGCTGATCGTCGCTTCGGTTGCGACGTTCTTCCCGTTGCTCTGGATGATCGTGTTGTCACTCTCGCCGAACCCGGCGGGATCTGCGACGATCTCGGAGCTCATCGCAAAAGGATTCACGCTGTCGAACTACTCCGATATTCTCTCTGCGGATAGTTATGGGCGCTACTTTGTCAATTCCACCGTGGTCGCATTCCTCGTTGCCGTTGGTAACTGCGTGTTGTGTTTGTACACGGCGTATGCATTCGCACGGCTGGACTTCCCCTTCAAGCGCACACTCTTTACATCGGTGCTGCTGGTATTGATGCTCCCGGCGTATGTCGTGATGATCCCCTTGTACCGCGAAATGGTGACCTTCGGTTGGATCAACACATACTTTGCACTGACGCTCCCGTTTCTTGTAACTCCGCTCGGTATCTTTCTGCTTCGTCAGTACATCGGCGAATTGCCCAAAGAGTTGGAAGAAGCGGCGTTGCTTGATGGCGCAAGCCTCATGAGCGTGATCCATAAGATCATTTTCCCCCTCACCCGTCCGGCGCTCATTGTACTGTTTCTCTACCAGTTTCTCAATACCTGGAATGCCTTTCTCTTCCCGTTTCTCTTTACCAATACGGACAAGCTCCGGACGTTACCTGTCGCGCTGACATTCTTTCAGGGACAACAATCCATCGATATCGGACACTTGATGGCAGGCGCAGGGCTATCGGCGATCCCGGTGCTCATTCTCTTTGCAGTCTTTCAACGCAAGATCATTGCGGGGCTCACCGCAGGCGCCGTCAAAGGGTAA
- a CDS encoding polyprenyl synthetase family protein has protein sequence MPVSLDQILLPVTAELSEFRSRMKGAMLSDVPLVNLIAKYLVRTKGKQVRPMLVLLAAKACGTVDDTTYRAALLVELLHTATLVHDDVIDEADTRRGFASVRALWRNKAGVLMGDYLLAKGLLLTIDSKQFHLLEITSTAVRRMSEGELYQLQKSRQMNTDEAAYFRIIADKTASLIATCTEMGAASVVDGGRNADERAMLREYGECVGIAFQIRDDLFDYERNAAIVGKPVGNDLENRKLTLPILHTLSTIDPKEAKRIRSLIKSKKVSASERDLIINLVSATGGLDYARAKAEEYSARARAAIAPLPPSAAKQALEDFSHFVIERSK, from the coding sequence ATGCCCGTCTCCCTTGACCAGATCCTCTTGCCCGTGACGGCGGAGCTCTCGGAGTTTCGCTCGCGAATGAAAGGGGCGATGCTCTCCGACGTGCCGCTCGTGAATCTCATTGCAAAGTATCTCGTGCGTACGAAAGGGAAGCAGGTCCGGCCGATGCTGGTGTTACTGGCGGCAAAAGCATGCGGGACTGTTGACGACACCACCTATCGTGCCGCATTGCTCGTCGAGTTGTTACATACCGCGACCTTGGTCCACGACGACGTGATCGACGAGGCGGACACTCGGCGCGGGTTCGCGAGTGTACGGGCGCTCTGGCGCAATAAGGCCGGCGTGCTGATGGGCGATTACTTGCTCGCGAAAGGGTTGTTACTGACGATCGACTCGAAGCAATTTCATCTGCTCGAGATCACCTCGACGGCAGTCCGTCGCATGAGCGAAGGCGAGTTGTATCAGTTACAGAAGTCCCGTCAGATGAACACGGACGAAGCAGCATACTTTCGTATAATCGCCGACAAGACGGCATCGCTCATCGCGACGTGTACGGAAATGGGTGCGGCAAGCGTGGTCGACGGCGGGCGCAACGCCGACGAACGAGCGATGCTGCGCGAGTATGGAGAGTGTGTCGGGATCGCATTTCAGATTCGCGACGATCTCTTCGATTACGAACGGAATGCGGCGATTGTCGGCAAACCTGTTGGTAATGATCTCGAAAACCGTAAGCTGACACTCCCGATTCTGCATACGCTTTCTACGATCGATCCCAAAGAAGCCAAGCGCATTCGCTCGCTGATCAAATCGAAAAAGGTCAGCGCTTCCGAGCGCGATCTGATCATCAATCTCGTCAGTGCAACCGGCGGACTCGACTATGCTCGTGCGAAAGCAGAAGAGTATTCCGCACGCGCACGAGCAGCCATCGCGCCGCTACCACCAAGTGCAGCAAAACAGGCGCTGGAAGATTTCTCCCACTTTGTGATCGAACGTTCGAAATAG
- the tatC gene encoding twin-arginine translocase subunit TatC: protein MADEDRSTRIDPEMSVWDHLEELRWVVMRAAIGIVVAMILCAIFSDWILEQVILSPARKYAPAFQFITTEIYGQLDLYMQIIIWGGVIVSFPYSIVQIWKFVEPGLYSHEKKYVKTITFYTVFSFLVGMVFAYFVMLPMTLDFAADFGSKYIKIMPDVHKYLSVFLMTIVISGIVFELPLVSYFLGRLGILTPPFMRHYRRHTIVVLLFLAAILSPGGNPMLQLILFLPLWALFELSIFASMLAQRHRRKKELENQI from the coding sequence ATGGCTGACGAAGATCGTTCGACACGTATCGACCCCGAGATGTCCGTATGGGACCATCTCGAGGAATTGCGCTGGGTAGTCATGCGTGCGGCGATCGGGATCGTCGTTGCAATGATTCTCTGTGCAATTTTCAGCGACTGGATCCTCGAACAAGTCATTCTTTCGCCGGCGAGGAAATACGCACCGGCGTTTCAATTTATCACGACAGAGATCTACGGTCAACTCGATCTCTATATGCAGATCATTATCTGGGGCGGAGTGATCGTCTCCTTCCCATACTCGATCGTGCAGATCTGGAAGTTCGTCGAGCCCGGCCTCTATTCGCACGAGAAGAAATACGTCAAGACCATTACATTCTACACGGTCTTTAGTTTTCTCGTCGGCATGGTCTTCGCCTATTTCGTGATGTTGCCCATGACGCTTGACTTTGCGGCGGACTTCGGCTCGAAGTACATCAAGATCATGCCGGATGTTCATAAGTATTTGAGCGTATTCTTGATGACGATCGTTATCTCCGGCATCGTCTTCGAGCTTCCGCTCGTGTCGTACTTTCTCGGTCGTCTGGGGATTCTGACGCCGCCCTTCATGCGGCATTATCGCAGGCATACGATCGTCGTATTACTATTCCTTGCCGCGATTCTTTCGCCCGGCGGGAATCCGATGCTGCAATTGATCTTGTTCCTGCCACTCTGGGCTCTGTTCGAACTTTCCATCTTCGCGTCGATGCTTGCGCAGCGTCACCGTCGAAAGAAAGAACTGGAGAACCAGATCTGA
- a CDS encoding serine hydroxymethyltransferase — MNLSIQDPEIAQAIAQEIGRQREGLELIASENFVSAQVLAAQGSVMTNKYAEGYPGKRYYGGCEFVDVAENLARDRVKKLYGAEYANVQPHSGSQANMAVYFTFLKPGDKVLGMNLAHGGHLTHGHPANFSGQLYQFSAYGVSKETGYIDYNDVEAQAHANKPKMITVGASAYSRDIDFKRMREIADSVGAWLMCDMAHPAGLIAKGHLTSPLPHCHIVTSTTHKTLRGPRGGMILLGKDFENTWGAVAPKSGRTKMVSELLDSTVMPGIQGGPLMHVIAAKAVAFGEALDHQFTAYGARVIKNARALAAALVSKGYNIISGGTDNHLMLVDLRAKNITGKAAEEALDHAAITVNKNAVPYDDKPALVTSGIRIGTSAVTTRGMNEGEMVQIAELIDRVITNSDDAKVIAGVREEVRTLTKGFPLYEGIF; from the coding sequence ATGAATCTTTCAATTCAAGACCCCGAGATCGCCCAGGCGATCGCACAGGAAATCGGACGCCAGCGCGAAGGCCTCGAGCTGATCGCCAGTGAAAATTTTGTTTCCGCACAGGTGCTTGCAGCGCAGGGGAGCGTGATGACGAACAAGTATGCCGAAGGATATCCTGGCAAGCGATATTACGGTGGTTGCGAGTTCGTCGATGTCGCCGAAAATCTCGCACGCGACCGAGTCAAGAAGCTCTATGGGGCCGAGTATGCCAACGTGCAGCCACACTCGGGTTCGCAAGCGAACATGGCGGTGTACTTCACATTCCTGAAGCCTGGCGACAAAGTGCTCGGAATGAACCTCGCCCATGGCGGGCATTTGACGCATGGGCATCCGGCAAATTTTTCCGGGCAGCTGTATCAGTTCAGCGCCTACGGCGTCTCGAAGGAAACCGGGTATATCGATTATAACGACGTCGAAGCGCAAGCGCACGCCAACAAGCCGAAGATGATCACGGTCGGCGCAAGCGCATATTCGCGTGACATCGACTTCAAGCGTATGCGTGAGATCGCCGACTCCGTCGGTGCATGGCTCATGTGCGATATGGCGCACCCGGCAGGCCTCATCGCAAAAGGGCATCTGACGAGCCCGTTGCCGCACTGTCACATCGTGACGTCGACAACGCATAAGACCCTTCGCGGACCGCGTGGCGGCATGATCCTGCTCGGCAAGGATTTTGAGAATACCTGGGGCGCCGTTGCACCGAAAAGCGGACGGACCAAGATGGTATCCGAACTGCTCGATTCGACGGTGATGCCCGGAATTCAAGGTGGGCCGCTCATGCATGTGATCGCCGCAAAAGCCGTTGCATTCGGCGAGGCGCTCGACCATCAGTTCACGGCATACGGTGCGCGCGTGATCAAGAACGCACGTGCGCTTGCGGCAGCGCTGGTGTCGAAAGGCTATAATATTATTTCCGGCGGCACCGATAATCATCTGATGCTCGTGGATCTGCGAGCCAAGAACATCACCGGCAAAGCTGCGGAGGAAGCACTCGATCATGCGGCGATCACCGTCAATAAAAATGCCGTGCCGTACGACGATAAACCTGCGCTCGTGACGAGCGGTATTCGTATCGGCACATCGGCGGTCACGACCCGTGGCATGAACGAAGGCGAGATGGTACAGATCGCAGAACTGATCGACCGGGTGATCACGAACAGCGACGATGCCAAAGTCATCGCCGGCGTTCGTGAGGAGGTCCGGACACTCACCAAGGGCTTCCCGCTCTACGAAGGGATATTCTGA
- the rpiB gene encoding ribose 5-phosphate isomerase B → MKVAVASDHAGFAYKEKVREYLASKGYEVLDFGAFSAERSDYPDFGHPAAEAVATHTADKGVFVCGSGIGISITANRHHGVRAVDAMTPEMAKLAREHNDANVLALGERLVSWEDAMTIIDTFFATAFEGGRHQVRVEKIDSGVK, encoded by the coding sequence ATGAAGGTAGCTGTTGCCAGCGATCACGCAGGATTTGCATATAAAGAAAAGGTACGAGAGTATCTTGCATCGAAGGGATACGAGGTGCTCGACTTCGGCGCATTTTCTGCCGAACGCAGCGACTACCCCGATTTCGGACATCCTGCTGCCGAAGCGGTTGCAACACACACGGCAGATAAAGGAGTATTTGTGTGCGGCAGCGGCATCGGCATTTCGATCACGGCAAATCGTCATCACGGTGTTCGCGCCGTCGATGCCATGACGCCGGAAATGGCGAAGCTCGCCCGCGAGCATAACGATGCAAACGTGTTGGCGCTCGGTGAGCGGCTTGTGAGCTGGGAAGACGCGATGACAATCATCGATACATTTTTTGCGACGGCTTTCGAAGGCGGACGTCATCAGGTCCGCGTGGAGAAGATCGATTCGGGTGTGAAGTAG